A region of the Calditrichota bacterium genome:
CCGGGCACGCTTTTCAATTTTAAGCGCACGTCATAATTCGCCAGCTCGCGCAAATCCATTAACGAAAGGCTATCGCTTTTCAAATAATATTCAATCACTTCACCCAGCCGCGAAGCAGCATTTGATAAAAACGGAGCGCGGGTTCCAACAGGAAGTTTGGTGATAACCTCTGCCAGGTTTTGCGAAATGAACTGCCGCGCCCAGTAATAATCCGTGCCCCATTTAAAAGTAACCGTGACCAGTGACAGACCGCTGGTCGATTTCGAACGAATATTCTCCACGTCCGGCAGACTTTGCAGGCTGTTTTCAATCGGACGCGTAATTAGATTTTCGACTTCGCTGGGCGCCAACCCGGGCCTTTCAGTGATCACCGAAACAATGGGCGAACTCAAATCGGGTAAAAATTCTGTGGGTAAATTGTGCAGCGCATTCACACCGAGCACAACTAAAATGCTGACAGCAAGGAAAACAATCACGCGATTTTTAATGGAAAATTCGACCAATTTCTGAAACATTTATTTTTCCTCCTCAGTTGGGGCGCTGGAAAAGGCAATATTTTTCAACTGATAGGCGCCATGCGTTACTACTTTTTCTCCCGCCTCTATGCCATCCCTGATCTCAACTATTTCGCTGGTTCGGATTCCTGTTTCTACCAGTCGCTTCTCAAATTGTTCGCCTTTCTGGACGAACACGATGAAATGGTCTTCCTCATGAAGCAATGCACTGCTGGGAACCACTAAAGCAACTTTTTCTCCGACAGTGATTCTTGCGGTTATTGGCACATTGGCTTTGACCTGTTGATTGGAATTAGCAATGTCCGCCCGTGCCTCGACGCTACCGGTAGCTGGATCTGCGGTGGGCGAAATGAATTTAATGCGTCCTTCAGCGCTCCAACCCTTTTGGAAAAACTCGACCGCTTGTCCTACCCGCACTTTACTCTGTTCATCAGGATAAAGCTGCATAATGCCCTGTAACACTCTATAATCAATAATTTTCATCAATTCCATCCCACTTTCTACCCATTCATTTTTATTAACCGGTCGTTCACTTACCACGCCACTGATTGGAGATCTTATCTGCAACTGTTGCCCCATATTTTGTGGATTTTCAATTATCGCCACAACAGCGTCTTTCTTAACCTCGCTGCCAGGATCGACAGTGAGTTTCCGAATCCACCCATTCATTGGTACTTTGATGGCAGCGAAATGGTTGGGATGGGGCATGGTAACTGCTGGTACTTCGATAGTGTTAGCAATTCGCTGTCTCCTGGCAGCCACGGTTTTTAGATTGAGAAAATGACGGTTCTGATCAGTCAAAGCAAATTCATTCGTATTCAAAGTATCAATTATTTGCGCTGTCTTTTCTTTCTCACCAGTGATCTTTTCCGCACGCTTTTTCCAGCCTTCCCGCTGTTTTTGCGTGCAATTGGTAAACGTAATAGTGATTAATGTGAGTAAAATTAAAATTGTTTTCATTTCATTCCTCCAAGAATTTATCTCACCGCAAAGGCGCGGAGAGCGCAGAGATTAAAGATTATTAACCATTCTTTTTATGCCATCTTTTAAAACGGGAACATTGAAATTGATTAATAAGCCCAATTTTAAATGTGATAATTTCAAATATGTCAAAAGTTGTGCCTGATGTATGGGAGTAATTTGTTCGATTGCTTTTAATTCTACAATTACCTGCTTTTCCACCACAATATCAAGCCTATAGCTACAATCCAATTTTATTCCTTTATAATTTATGGGGAGTGGCATTTGTCTTTCAAAAGCAATATTATTAATTGATAATTCACGGCAAAGGCATTCTTCATAAGCAGATTCAAGTAAGCCTGGACCTAAATGCCGATGAACTTCAATAGCTGAACCAATAATTAATTTTGATAATTCATTCTCTCGATTATTCATGATACTTCCTTTTTATTTCCTTTGCGTACTTGGCGTCTCCGCGGTTAAATTTAATTCACCGCAAAGACACAGAGAGCGCAAAGATTAAATTAATGTTGATTCTTTATTTTTTGCTTTCCTTTGCGCCCTTGGCGTCTCCGCGGTTAATCAAATCCGATTGACCGTCTCAATTCAATTTCCGCCAATCTCGACTCCAATAATACCTGCTCATATTCTGAAACTGTTGACAGGTAAGTGCGCTGGGCATCGATCAAATCAAGGAAGCGAAAGCTGCTCGTTTCAAAAGCGCGCTGCGCCATTTGAGCTGCAGATTCGGCATCTTTTAAAATGGAATCTTGAAACAGTTTAACAGATTGGTGAGCATTTTCATAACTCTGAAAGGCAGCCGTTACCTGTTGTGTGATTTGCAAACGAACATTCTCGCTGTCGTATTCTGCACTTTTCTTTATAAATAAAGCCTCGGATTTGGCTCCCTTTTTTCTGTCCCAGATTGCTAACGGCATGCGCAATTCAAGCTCGATTTTTGACTCTTTATCTTCTACACCGCCGGCAAGATCGAGATTGAAGTCTGGTTTAGTGGACAATTGGACAGCTTGTAGCTGTAGTTGAGATAACAGCAATTTGTGTTGTTGAATAGTTAATTCGGGACTTCTCTCATAAGCGATCGTTAACAAAGAATCTAATCCACCACGTGGTTCAAATAGCGATTGGTCCATCGTTCCTTTTACAGTCAGGGTGTCTTTTAGCGAAAGTTTCAATAATAGTTTCAATTGCGTTCGCTTGTTCAACAATTCTTTTTTTGCGGTTAGCAACAGCCGTCTGGCGCGGAGAACCTCAACCTGTCCTTTGATAACATCCAATTTGCTTCCAAATCCCCGTTGAAATTTCAGTTGGGCAGCCTGCAAAAAGTTTTTCGTAACGGTGAGATTCTCTTTGACGAGAGTTAAGTTTTTTTGTGCCCAAAGCACTTCAAAAAATAGGGCTGCTGCCTGGGCCGAAATATTTAGTCGTTCCTGTTGCAAATTTAATCTGGTGATTTGCAGCTCTTGTTCGGCTCGTTTTATTCGCAGGTTCCGTTTTCCCGGATATTCCAGTTGCTGACCAAAAGAGAGCATCTTACTGCGATTGCCGGTTATGCCGCCAATCTCAGGATTGGGAAAAGCTGCTGCTTGTTGCAATGCACCCTGTTTTGCTTTCACTATATTTTGCAGACTTTGCAGCCGGGGATTAACCTGAAATGCTGTGTTCTTAACTTTTTGCAACGTCCACACTTGCGCCATTCCTTGCATTGTTATAACAAAAGAAAATACTAACAGGAATGAAATATAAATTTGAAATTTTTTCATATAATGCCTCTTTTTTTAGCTTGCAAAATAAATATAAAACTCCAATTTTAAAAAAGTGTATCAACCGTCATGACAACTACCACCTGAATAAATAATCCATTTTCATAACTAACACGCGATTTTCAGTTTTAAAAAAGCTGCTTTCTGTGCTCAACAGATGGTTGTAAACCAAGTAGACATGGCTGCCTAAATTAGGAATCCAGTGGAGACGAAAATTAATATTCAGTTCCTGATCCTCATTGTTCCATTGCACAAAGGCACGTGTATCCAAACGGGTGGAAAAGGCATAGCCAATGCGACTGCCCCACTCCTGAGTTTGGAAGTGTCCCTGTTTTAATTTGATGTTGTTGCGGGTAAAATCCAGACTCAATGAGAAATGAGAACTGAATTTCAGAACGCTTTGCAGAAATAGCTCAGTCCGTTTTCCGGAATAAAAATTTCCCCAATTGAGAAAGAAGCCTCCGGAAATCGGTCGGCTGGAATTGGTAGCAAACTGAATTTCAGAGTGATTGAACCAGTAAGCACCTGCGGGAATGACATAATCATCGTAAATGTTAAAGTCATCATCCAGTCTTTCAAACGTCCGCTGTAAATTAAATTCAAAGAATTCCCCGCTTTCTGTTCTGAACCCCAGCGGACGAAATTCGGAACTAATTGTTTCTACTCTGCCGGATAGATCGGTCGTATAGTCAAAATCTAATGGCTTAAAAGCTAATTTACGAATGCCCCACTTCCCGGGCCGCGGCATAATGTGAATCGCTCCGCCAAACTGCTTGATACCCTTGCGTCGCACAAATCCGACTTCCGGATTGAAGTTGGGTTGAATTTCAAAAGCGTACCAGTAGCTATCAATAAAATCATTTGGAAAGTCGATGAAAAATCTTCCGCTCAGATTATTACCTGATAAGTTAGGTGTCTGAGTTCCAGCCAGGTAGCCCCCAAAGACGAGATTTTTGTTGCCTAAAAAATTGCTAAAGTACAGATTAAAATCTGCCCCGAAGGCTCTGTTAAAGTAGCCGGTGCGAGGAACGTATTTTTGAGTAGCAATGACGCCAATTTTGGACTGTTGAAGAATGTCACGCTGCATACGGGCGACGAAAAAATTTGCTCCCGGCGTTTCACCTTTTGTCTGTGTTTGAGCATCAAGAATGCCGATGGAGTATTTGCCAGCACGTCCAGTGAGCCTGCCTCCTCCCAGAAGGGGAATCTGCTCGCCAGCATCAGAAATGCCAATGCTTCGACTATAAAAAACCTGAGCACGCTGAATAGAACCAAATCTGAATATATCGGCTCCCTCGAGAAAGAACTCTCTTTTCTCCGGATAGTACAAGCTAAATCGCGTTAAATTAATGCGGGCGCGATCCGCCTCTACTTGAGCGAAATCAGTATTCACGGTGAAGTCGGTCGTTAAGGTGGGAGTAAGGCCGTATTTCAGATTGAATCCGGCTTTGGTGACCGTGCTGTGAGAGCTGTTCTGGGAATCCTGTTGCTGAATACCAAATTTGCCGTACGGAAAAAGCTCAATCTGATGCCCACGTTTGACGTCGATTAAACCTTGTAATTCTCCGGCACAAGAAAAATAGGTGATTCCTTCATTGTAACCGTAACCGGACCACAGATCTTCTTCATTTTTCCGCCGAATAATACGTTGGAAATTGATGCCCCAAATTTGTTGACGCAGA
Encoded here:
- a CDS encoding efflux RND transporter periplasmic adaptor subunit; amino-acid sequence: MKTILILLTLITITFTNCTQKQREGWKKRAEKITGEKEKTAQIIDTLNTNEFALTDQNRHFLNLKTVAARRQRIANTIEVPAVTMPHPNHFAAIKVPMNGWIRKLTVDPGSEVKKDAVVAIIENPQNMGQQLQIRSPISGVVSERPVNKNEWVESGMELMKIIDYRVLQGIMQLYPDEQSKVRVGQAVEFFQKGWSAEGRIKFISPTADPATGSVEARADIANSNQQVKANVPITARITVGEKVALVVPSSALLHEEDHFIVFVQKGEQFEKRLVETGIRTSEIVEIRDGIEAGEKVVTHGAYQLKNIAFSSAPTEEEK
- a CDS encoding GxxExxY protein, with the translated sequence MNNRENELSKLIIGSAIEVHRHLGPGLLESAYEECLCRELSINNIAFERQMPLPINYKGIKLDCSYRLDIVVEKQVIVELKAIEQITPIHQAQLLTYLKLSHLKLGLLINFNVPVLKDGIKRMVNNL
- a CDS encoding TolC family protein, coding for MKKFQIYISFLLVFSFVITMQGMAQVWTLQKVKNTAFQVNPRLQSLQNIVKAKQGALQQAAAFPNPEIGGITGNRSKMLSFGQQLEYPGKRNLRIKRAEQELQITRLNLQQERLNISAQAAALFFEVLWAQKNLTLVKENLTVTKNFLQAAQLKFQRGFGSKLDVIKGQVEVLRARRLLLTAKKELLNKRTQLKLLLKLSLKDTLTVKGTMDQSLFEPRGGLDSLLTIAYERSPELTIQQHKLLLSQLQLQAVQLSTKPDFNLDLAGGVEDKESKIELELRMPLAIWDRKKGAKSEALFIKKSAEYDSENVRLQITQQVTAAFQSYENAHQSVKLFQDSILKDAESAAQMAQRAFETSSFRFLDLIDAQRTYLSTVSEYEQVLLESRLAEIELRRSIGFD
- a CDS encoding carbohydrate binding family 9 domain-containing protein, whose product is MKARIFIVILGLLISRQLFGTDQKPILTAVRITSGIKLDGYFDEPSWKLATPATNFKQREPMNGAPATEKTMIRILYDQKNLYIGIWCFDSQPDKIIANTLVRDSDLRGDDQMTIAIDTYLDHRTGFVFATNPLGARLDAYQYAPERDPNKNWNGVWDVRAQVTSKGWQAEIVIPFKTLRFRNLRQQIWGINFQRIIRRKNEEDLWSGYGYNEGITYFSCAGELQGLIDVKRGHQIELFPYGKFGIQQQDSQNSSHSTVTKAGFNLKYGLTPTLTTDFTVNTDFAQVEADRARINLTRFSLYYPEKREFFLEGADIFRFGSIQRAQVFYSRSIGISDAGEQIPLLGGGRLTGRAGKYSIGILDAQTQTKGETPGANFFVARMQRDILQQSKIGVIATQKYVPRTGYFNRAFGADFNLYFSNFLGNKNLVFGGYLAGTQTPNLSGNNLSGRFFIDFPNDFIDSYWYAFEIQPNFNPEVGFVRRKGIKQFGGAIHIMPRPGKWGIRKLAFKPLDFDYTTDLSGRVETISSEFRPLGFRTESGEFFEFNLQRTFERLDDDFNIYDDYVIPAGAYWFNHSEIQFATNSSRPISGGFFLNWGNFYSGKRTELFLQSVLKFSSHFSLSLDFTRNNIKLKQGHFQTQEWGSRIGYAFSTRLDTRAFVQWNNEDQELNINFRLHWIPNLGSHVYLVYNHLLSTESSFFKTENRVLVMKMDYLFRW